In Scyliorhinus torazame isolate Kashiwa2021f chromosome 19, sScyTor2.1, whole genome shotgun sequence, a single genomic region encodes these proteins:
- the LOC140396017 gene encoding claudin-4-like, with amino-acid sequence MASTGLQAMGLLLLAIGLLGASVACGMPRWQVKAQLEEDNLSGDDRLVGLWRKCLVSFPNVEHCKMYPSVLELPLMLQASRALVVGSLVLSALALFVGSLGANCASCLTDEVVKAKMAMASGILSILASLLLLVCASWWCYSTQRDFNRPQPGAGSRMELGSCIYLAFAAGGSLLLGGSLLCSSCPPARGHGYSARYRRAGAPAGQEGTKYV; translated from the coding sequence aTGGCATCGACCGGTTTGCAGGCCATGGGGCTCTTGTTGTTGGCCATTGGCCTGCTGGGGGCCTCCGTCGCGTGTGGGATGCCGCGTTGGCAAGTGAAGGCGCAACTTGAGGAGGACAACTTGTCGGGCGACGATCGGTTGGTCGGCCTCTGGAGGAAGTGCTTAGTAAGCTTCCCGAACGTTGAACATTGCAAAATGTACCCCTCGGTCCTGGAGCTGCCGCTCATGCTCCAGGCCTCCCGGGCGCTGGTGGTCGGCAGCCTAGTGCTGAGCGCCCTGGCATTGTTTGTGGGCAGCCTCGGAGCTAACTGTGCCAGCTGCCTGACGGACGAGGTGGTCAAGGCCAAGATGGCCATGGCCTCGGGCATCCTCTCCATCCTGGCCAGCCTGCTGCTCCTGGTTTGCGCGTCCTGGTGGTGCTACTCCACCCAAAGAGACTTCAACCGCCCGCAGCCGGGCGCCGGCTCCAGAATGGAACTGGGCTCCTGCATCTACCTCGCCTTCGCCGCAGGGGGCTCCCTCCTGCTGGGGGGGTCGCTGCTCTGCAGCAGCTGCCCCCCGGCCCGAGGGCACGGCTACTCTGCCCGCTACAGGCGGGCGGGCGCCCCCGCGGGCCAGGAGGGCACCAAGTACGTCtga